In one Paenibacillus sp. JQZ6Y-1 genomic region, the following are encoded:
- a CDS encoding acyl-CoA dehydrogenase family protein — MMTMMSKDTQLTHNEKQLLQHATDLIPFLQSYARQIDQERHIPDEVIEKLSAAGLFRLGTRQKYGGHEVSIRAMVEIISEVAKGNGSVGWVVQIINGNNYNATLSLSESTLDSIFGQHEEVRFCSVLQPRKASIQQTHDGYLIKEGFWGFASGSKHATHALLNINDLNNRSDQQQPEMILAVIPMDQIDIVDDWYTISLKGSASNSLKLQDVFVPNEYIANTKLSGIEMSQQPSDGINRYKPYTQVITTITTGISAILGLARAAVDCFVQKAPTRGITMTVHPSQAAVGHIQYHVGLAAMKVESAHLHISRTIDHLEDHVQTHRPFTVQEFAQMQTDIAYASKLCWEAVDLLVAESGGSFVAESNRLAEIFRDIRGGANHALTTASTGLELYGRVLMGQAPQQTMTLGVAAQLQDLVSAGTYHK; from the coding sequence ATGATGACTATGATGAGCAAAGATACACAACTTACCCATAACGAAAAACAACTACTGCAACATGCAACGGATCTGATCCCATTTCTACAGAGCTATGCGCGTCAGATTGATCAGGAGCGTCATATTCCAGATGAAGTGATCGAAAAGCTGTCAGCAGCTGGGCTATTCCGATTAGGAACACGTCAAAAATATGGCGGTCATGAAGTGAGTATTCGGGCAATGGTGGAAATCATCTCTGAAGTTGCTAAAGGTAATGGCTCGGTTGGCTGGGTCGTACAGATTATTAACGGCAATAATTACAATGCTACCTTGTCATTGTCCGAATCGACTCTGGATTCGATCTTCGGTCAACACGAAGAAGTTCGTTTCTGCTCTGTATTGCAACCACGCAAAGCTAGCATCCAACAAACACATGATGGTTATTTGATCAAGGAAGGGTTCTGGGGATTTGCTTCCGGCTCTAAACACGCGACTCATGCGCTGTTAAATATAAATGATCTAAACAATCGTTCTGATCAGCAGCAGCCTGAGATGATTTTGGCAGTTATACCCATGGACCAGATTGATATTGTAGATGACTGGTATACGATCAGCTTAAAAGGCTCTGCCAGCAATAGTCTCAAGCTGCAGGATGTATTCGTGCCAAATGAATATATTGCTAATACTAAGTTAAGTGGCATAGAGATGTCGCAGCAACCGAGCGACGGTATAAATCGATACAAACCTTATACTCAAGTCATTACCACCATTACAACAGGCATAAGTGCCATTCTCGGTCTAGCCAGAGCGGCTGTCGATTGTTTTGTTCAAAAGGCTCCCACACGTGGAATTACTATGACAGTTCATCCTTCGCAGGCAGCGGTCGGTCATATTCAGTATCATGTTGGATTGGCAGCGATGAAGGTGGAATCGGCGCATTTGCATATTAGTCGCACCATTGATCACCTAGAGGATCATGTGCAGACCCATCGCCCCTTTACCGTACAAGAATTTGCCCAAATGCAAACTGATATCGCATATGCCTCAAAATTGTGCTGGGAAGCAGTCGATCTGCTCGTAGCAGAAAGTGGCGGCAGCTTTGTCGCTGAATCGAACCGACTCGCCGAGATTTTTCGCGATATTCGTGGTGGAGCCAATCATGCACTGACTACAGCATCTACAGGGTTGGAGCTGTATGGCAGAGTATTGATGGGGCAAGCTCCACAACAGACTATGACATTGGGTGTAGCGGCACAGCTCCAAGACTTGGTGTCTGCCGGAACCTACCATAAGTAA